In Maridesulfovibrio sp., a single genomic region encodes these proteins:
- a CDS encoding DVU_1557 family redox protein, producing MSTLKVLDEDFSSWTCCGKPLQPTPVELEYLDSRFNVELPVCPVCGMVLIPEQLALGKMAQVERLLEDK from the coding sequence ATGAGCACCCTGAAAGTTCTTGACGAGGATTTCTCCTCCTGGACCTGTTGCGGGAAACCGCTGCAGCCGACTCCGGTGGAGCTGGAATATCTGGACAGCAGGTTCAACGTGGAACTGCCGGTATGTCCGGTATGCGGAATGGTACTCATCCCCGAACAGCTGGCCCTGGGCAAAATGGCTCAGGTGGAAAGGCTGCTGGAGGACAAGTGA
- a CDS encoding pyridine nucleotide-disulfide oxidoreductase/dicluster-binding protein: MNQKDLRLWEARCTQEEPPKCKAGCPLHVDGREFCKQLASGQVDKAWAVLCKTMPLPSITARICDSVCSKSCLREERGGGIEMAALERFCADNAKRTPPVRALPARGKKIAVFGAGLAGLGAAWDLGKKGFIVTLFCGDSLEAFDLLPQGSVKIDFLKQEIAQLKKMNVSLAENTSVVPEAIFGALDEFDAVFVDPFACTAESMGLNNVDPATLKTEKEFLFASPGIKEKSPIEKIAVGRKGALSIERVLQGASLTAGRDRDDPFETRLFTNISNVEPVSPVAVPAEGYSAEQALEEAGRCILCECLECVHNCAYLENFKSYPKVYARQIYNNSAIVMGTRQANDLINSCMLCGLCEQVCPENFAMQDLCMEARHNLVEEGHMPPSLHEFAFRDMEFADGPSCALVRHAPGTDSSNRIFFPGCQLTASDPEAVKRAYEYIRANVDGETGLMLRCCGAPADWGGEKEMFGSKSESLSEEWEKLGRPGIIAACPSCLETLAKALPQAEIESLWSVLAEKTDSFSQVEQSLKLSLQDPCTARNNQVLMNDVRLLLSSLDITFNEPELSGTSTECCGFGGLLASANPSLSETVARRRGEKLTDDGITYCAMCRDQLAKSGKRCLHMLDILFPSGSSDPAGRPAPGYSERRENRVRLREMLLKEIWNENPEPRNDYESVKIEFTPDAAKMMEERRILLSDVQKTFAAKRESGQVMENTQTGHKLIHHRPVIVTYWVEYEDNADGGYLVHRVWSHRMHILGGV; this comes from the coding sequence ATGAACCAAAAAGATTTACGTTTATGGGAAGCTCGCTGCACTCAGGAAGAACCTCCGAAATGCAAAGCAGGTTGTCCTCTTCATGTGGACGGACGCGAATTCTGCAAACAGCTTGCCTCAGGTCAGGTGGACAAAGCCTGGGCGGTTCTTTGCAAGACAATGCCGCTGCCATCGATCACGGCCCGCATCTGTGACAGCGTATGCAGCAAAAGCTGTCTTCGCGAAGAGAGAGGCGGCGGCATAGAAATGGCCGCCCTTGAAAGATTCTGCGCTGATAACGCGAAACGTACTCCGCCGGTTCGAGCTCTGCCTGCCCGCGGCAAAAAAATCGCCGTATTCGGTGCCGGTCTTGCCGGACTGGGGGCCGCATGGGACCTCGGCAAAAAGGGATTTATCGTTACCCTTTTCTGCGGCGACAGCCTTGAAGCGTTCGATCTGCTGCCGCAGGGCTCAGTCAAAATAGACTTCCTCAAGCAGGAAATTGCCCAGCTCAAGAAAATGAATGTCTCCCTGGCAGAAAACACTTCTGTCGTGCCGGAGGCGATATTCGGTGCGCTGGATGAATTCGATGCCGTGTTTGTGGACCCGTTTGCCTGCACTGCAGAAAGTATGGGCCTGAATAATGTCGACCCTGCCACCCTGAAAACAGAAAAGGAATTTCTATTCGCATCCCCCGGAATCAAAGAAAAATCCCCGATAGAAAAAATCGCTGTCGGCCGCAAGGGAGCACTCTCCATCGAAAGAGTTCTGCAGGGAGCTTCGCTGACTGCGGGCAGAGACAGAGACGATCCCTTTGAAACCCGCCTTTTCACCAACATAAGCAATGTCGAACCGGTTTCTCCGGTTGCAGTTCCCGCAGAAGGTTATTCCGCAGAGCAGGCCCTTGAAGAAGCAGGCCGCTGCATTCTGTGCGAATGTCTGGAATGCGTCCACAACTGTGCATATCTTGAAAATTTCAAAAGCTATCCGAAGGTCTACGCCAGACAGATTTACAATAACTCCGCCATCGTCATGGGCACGCGTCAGGCAAACGACCTGATCAACTCCTGCATGCTCTGCGGACTGTGCGAACAGGTCTGCCCTGAAAACTTCGCGATGCAGGACCTCTGCATGGAGGCCCGCCATAATCTTGTTGAGGAGGGGCACATGCCGCCTTCTCTTCATGAATTCGCTTTCCGCGACATGGAATTTGCAGACGGCCCGTCCTGTGCGCTGGTCCGCCATGCACCGGGAACGGATTCCAGCAACCGGATATTCTTTCCGGGCTGTCAGCTGACGGCTTCTGATCCGGAAGCGGTAAAACGGGCCTATGAATATATCCGCGCCAATGTTGACGGCGAAACAGGTCTGATGCTCCGCTGCTGCGGTGCCCCTGCCGACTGGGGCGGGGAAAAGGAAATGTTCGGCAGTAAATCCGAGTCACTCTCCGAAGAATGGGAAAAACTGGGACGGCCCGGCATCATCGCCGCCTGCCCATCCTGTCTGGAAACCCTGGCCAAAGCACTCCCGCAGGCGGAAATAGAATCACTGTGGTCGGTGCTGGCCGAAAAGACAGATTCATTCAGCCAAGTTGAGCAGTCCTTGAAACTATCACTTCAGGACCCCTGCACAGCCAGGAACAATCAGGTGCTTATGAACGATGTCCGCCTGCTGCTCAGCAGCCTCGACATCACGTTCAACGAACCGGAACTGTCCGGCACAAGTACGGAATGCTGCGGCTTCGGCGGACTTCTCGCGAGCGCCAACCCTTCTCTTTCCGAAACAGTGGCCCGGCGCAGGGGTGAAAAACTCACCGATGACGGCATAACCTACTGTGCCATGTGCCGCGACCAGTTGGCCAAATCCGGAAAACGCTGTCTCCACATGCTGGATATTCTGTTTCCGTCAGGCAGCAGTGATCCTGCGGGCCGCCCTGCTCCGGGTTATTCCGAACGCAGAGAAAACCGGGTCCGACTCAGGGAGATGCTGCTGAAGGAAATCTGGAATGAGAATCCGGAACCGCGCAACGATTATGAATCCGTAAAAATTGAATTTACTCCCGATGCCGCAAAAATGATGGAAGAACGCAGGATTCTGCTTTCCGATGTACAGAAAACATTCGCGGCAAAACGGGAATCCGGACAGGTAATGGAAAACACGCAGACCGGACATAAACTGATCCATCACCGCCCGGTTATCGTTACCTACTGGGTGGAATATGAAGACAACGCGGACGGCGGATACCTGGTACACAGGGTCTGGTCACACCGCATGCACATACTGGGAGGTGTTTAA
- a CDS encoding DVU_1555 family C-GCAxxG-C-C protein: MNDTDLRILQLHGSGYCCAQIIILLCLENMQRESPDLVRAAQGLCLGMGDCSGTCGILSGGICALGLYAGKGTDYEQADEQLPLLIENFREWFHEKTAAEYGGFTCEKILDGECGTPNPDTCGKLLGESYAQLINILLDAGFNPDEGRDETDGY; the protein is encoded by the coding sequence ATGAACGATACAGATCTTCGCATACTTCAACTTCATGGCTCAGGTTACTGCTGTGCCCAGATAATCATCCTGCTGTGCCTTGAAAACATGCAACGGGAAAGCCCCGATCTTGTCCGGGCCGCACAAGGGCTGTGCCTCGGCATGGGAGACTGTTCCGGGACCTGCGGCATCCTGAGCGGCGGGATTTGCGCACTGGGACTTTATGCAGGCAAAGGGACGGACTACGAACAGGCGGACGAACAGCTGCCTCTGCTGATTGAAAATTTCAGGGAATGGTTCCATGAAAAAACCGCAGCTGAGTACGGCGGTTTCACCTGTGAAAAAATTCTGGACGGAGAATGCGGAACGCCCAATCCTGACACCTGCGGGAAGCTGCTGGGTGAAAGCTACGCCCAGTTGATAAATATTCTGCTTGATGCAGGATTCAACCCGGACGAGGGAAGGGATGAAACGGATGGATATTAG
- the trsM gene encoding DVU_1556 family methyltransferase, producing MQNPSAVPLWERTVLRDTAGSTLRPGGFALTDRAVDLARIPSGSRVLDVGCGLGATVEHLRSEHGFDACGIDNSVRQLSEAPGDLPLTLAEASCIPCADSFFDALFCECVLSLMPDQQKCITEFSRILKKDGKLIITDLYQRGEGEETTDLKCSCASSPLDLNNTEKHLYACGMHIAALEDHSKLLAELAARLIFAGEPDFRLTGNCCRRPGYMLMIAEMNRF from the coding sequence ATGCAGAATCCGTCTGCTGTGCCGCTCTGGGAGCGGACCGTTTTACGGGATACGGCCGGATCAACTCTGCGGCCCGGCGGATTTGCCCTCACCGACAGGGCGGTGGATCTGGCCCGTATACCGTCCGGTTCCAGAGTGCTTGATGTGGGATGCGGGCTGGGAGCTACGGTTGAGCACCTGCGTTCCGAGCACGGTTTTGACGCCTGCGGCATAGACAATTCGGTACGGCAGCTTTCCGAGGCTCCCGGCGACCTGCCGCTGACTCTGGCAGAAGCATCCTGCATTCCCTGTGCGGATTCTTTTTTTGATGCCCTGTTCTGCGAATGCGTCCTTTCATTGATGCCCGACCAGCAGAAATGCATAACAGAATTCTCACGCATCCTGAAAAAAGACGGAAAACTGATCATAACCGATCTCTACCAGCGAGGGGAAGGAGAAGAGACAACGGACCTCAAATGTTCCTGCGCAAGCTCTCCTCTGGACCTCAACAATACAGAAAAACACCTGTATGCCTGCGGAATGCATATAGCCGCCCTTGAAGACCACTCCAAACTGCTGGCAGAACTGGCGGCAAGACTGATCTTTGCAGGCGAGCCCGACTTCCGGCTGACCGGGAACTGCTGCCGGAGACCCGGCTACATGCTTATGATTGCCGAAATGAACAGGTTCTGA
- a CDS encoding molybdopterin-dependent aldehyde oxidoreductase, protein MIKRTLKVNGVEKFVICDNDESLASVLREKLGLTSVKIGCGTGQCGSCSVLIDGKVKRTCNLKMKRVADHTEILTTEGIGTPANMHPIQVAWMAHGAAQCGFCTPGFIVSTYGLLASNPKPTREDIRDWFQKHRNACRCTGYKQLVDAVMDAAAVMRGEMSIDDLMFKLPEDGRIWGSKYPRPTAVAKVTGTLDYGADLGLKMPEGTLKCALVQAEVSHANIISIDTSEAEKMPGVEKVVTYKDVKGKNRITGLITFPSNKGDGWDRPILCDEKVFQFGDAIAIVCADTEKHAKDAVSKVKVELEQLPEYMNAYAAMEEDAIEIHPGTPNVYFEQKIAKGEDSAPIFENAAAVVEGDYYTSRQPHMPIEPDVGFAYLDDDGKLCIHSKSIGLHLHGAMIAPGLGVEMENLIMVQNYAGGTFGYKFSPTMEALVGAACLATGKPVYLNYTWYQQQTYTGKRSPFFTTVRYAADKEGKLLSMETDWICDHGPYSEFGDLLTLRGAQYIGAGYDIRSIRGIGRTVCTNHCWGSAFRGYGAPEAEFGSELLMDELAEKLGMDPFDIRYKNIYREGATTPTGQVPEVMSLEEIFDLARPKYEEMKKVAAEKSTDEIKRGVGIALGVYGCGLDGPDTAETEIELNADGTVTMFACWQDHGQGADMGVLGTAHEALRPLGLTPDQIHLVMNDTRYCPNGGPAGGSRSQVVIGNAIIAACRNLMDAMRKSDNSFMTYDEMIAAGKDIHYSGKWTAPATDCDENGQGNPFSNYMYGLFVTSVAVEIATGKTDVEKVLLVADIGTINNKLVVDGQMFGGIAQGIGLALTEDYEDIKKHSTMVGAGFPYIKMIPDDMELIYVETVRPDGPHGASGIGEMPLTAPHAAIINAIYHACGARITQIPAYPEKVLAALKG, encoded by the coding sequence ATGATCAAACGGACTCTGAAAGTCAATGGCGTAGAGAAATTCGTTATCTGCGACAATGATGAATCCCTCGCCAGCGTTCTGCGCGAAAAACTGGGCCTGACCAGCGTAAAGATCGGCTGCGGAACCGGACAGTGCGGAAGCTGCTCCGTCCTTATCGACGGTAAAGTAAAACGTACCTGCAACCTGAAGATGAAACGTGTTGCAGATCACACTGAAATCCTCACAACGGAAGGTATCGGCACCCCCGCCAACATGCATCCTATCCAGGTTGCATGGATGGCCCACGGCGCTGCTCAGTGCGGTTTCTGCACACCGGGTTTCATTGTTTCCACTTACGGCCTGCTCGCTTCCAATCCCAAACCTACCCGCGAAGATATCCGCGACTGGTTCCAGAAACACCGCAACGCATGCCGCTGCACAGGTTACAAACAGCTGGTTGACGCTGTTATGGACGCAGCAGCAGTAATGCGCGGCGAAATGTCGATTGACGACCTGATGTTCAAGCTTCCCGAAGACGGCCGCATCTGGGGTTCCAAATATCCCCGTCCCACCGCTGTCGCCAAGGTCACAGGTACTCTGGACTACGGTGCTGACCTCGGCCTGAAAATGCCTGAAGGAACCCTTAAGTGCGCCCTTGTACAGGCAGAAGTTTCCCACGCTAACATCATTTCCATCGACACCAGCGAAGCTGAAAAAATGCCCGGTGTTGAAAAAGTTGTTACCTACAAAGACGTCAAGGGTAAAAACCGCATTACCGGTCTGATTACCTTCCCGTCCAACAAGGGTGACGGTTGGGACCGTCCCATCCTCTGCGATGAAAAGGTCTTCCAGTTCGGTGACGCCATCGCCATTGTCTGCGCAGACACTGAAAAGCACGCCAAGGATGCTGTCTCCAAGGTCAAAGTTGAACTTGAACAGCTGCCTGAGTACATGAATGCGTATGCCGCCATGGAAGAAGACGCCATCGAAATCCATCCCGGCACACCCAACGTCTACTTTGAACAGAAGATCGCCAAGGGCGAAGACAGCGCTCCCATCTTCGAAAACGCAGCTGCCGTTGTTGAAGGCGACTACTACACCAGCCGTCAGCCGCACATGCCCATCGAACCTGATGTAGGTTTCGCTTATCTTGATGACGATGGTAAACTCTGCATCCATTCCAAATCCATCGGCCTGCACCTGCATGGCGCAATGATCGCTCCCGGCCTCGGCGTTGAAATGGAAAACCTGATCATGGTCCAGAACTATGCAGGCGGTACCTTCGGTTACAAGTTCTCCCCCACCATGGAAGCACTGGTCGGCGCAGCCTGCCTCGCTACCGGCAAACCCGTCTACCTGAACTACACATGGTACCAGCAGCAGACCTACACCGGTAAGCGTTCACCGTTCTTCACCACTGTTCGTTACGCCGCAGACAAAGAAGGTAAACTCCTCTCCATGGAAACCGACTGGATCTGCGACCACGGTCCCTACTCTGAATTCGGTGACCTGCTGACTCTGCGCGGTGCCCAGTACATCGGTGCCGGTTACGACATCCGCTCCATTCGCGGTATCGGCCGCACCGTCTGCACCAACCACTGCTGGGGTTCCGCTTTCCGTGGATACGGCGCACCTGAAGCCGAATTCGGTTCTGAACTTCTGATGGACGAACTTGCTGAAAAGCTCGGCATGGATCCTTTCGATATCCGCTACAAGAACATCTACCGCGAAGGTGCCACCACACCGACCGGACAGGTTCCTGAAGTAATGAGCCTCGAAGAAATCTTCGACCTCGCCCGTCCCAAATACGAAGAAATGAAAAAGGTTGCCGCTGAAAAGTCCACCGACGAAATCAAACGCGGTGTCGGTATCGCCCTTGGTGTATACGGCTGCGGTCTCGACGGTCCTGACACAGCAGAAACCGAAATCGAACTTAATGCTGACGGTACTGTAACCATGTTCGCATGCTGGCAGGACCACGGCCAGGGCGCTGATATGGGTGTTCTCGGAACCGCTCACGAAGCTCTGCGTCCTCTGGGTCTTACTCCCGACCAGATCCATCTGGTCATGAACGACACCCGCTACTGCCCGAACGGCGGTCCCGCAGGCGGAAGCCGCTCCCAGGTTGTTATCGGTAATGCAATTATCGCAGCATGCCGCAACCTCATGGATGCAATGCGTAAATCCGACAACTCCTTCATGACTTACGATGAAATGATCGCTGCAGGTAAAGACATCCACTACAGCGGCAAATGGACTGCCCCCGCAACCGACTGCGATGAAAACGGACAGGGCAACCCCTTCAGCAACTACATGTACGGTCTCTTCGTTACCAGTGTTGCAGTAGAAATAGCCACTGGTAAAACCGATGTTGAAAAAGTACTGCTCGTTGCAGATATCGGTACGATCAACAACAAACTCGTTGTTGACGGACAGATGTTCGGTGGTATCGCTCAGGGTATCGGTCTGGCCCTCACCGAGGACTATGAAGATATCAAGAAGCACTCCACCATGGTCGGCGCAGGATTCCCTTACATCAAGATGATCCCCGACGACATGGAACTCATCTATGTTGAAACCGTACGCCCCGATGGTCCCCACGGTGCTTCCGGTATTGGTGAAATGCCTCTCACCGCACCTCATGCGGCTATCATCAATGCAATCTACCACGCCTGCGGCGCACGCATTACCCAGATCCCGGCTTACCCCGAGAAGGTTCTTGCTGCCCTCAAAGGCTAA
- a CDS encoding XdhC family aldehyde oxidoreductase maturation factor, with protein sequence MKRLIRCIRTDLESGKDLVLASIVKSSGSTPRSSGSKMMVRSDGSIEGTIGGGLVEALAQEEAAGLFNGQHGSVFFKEFDLSNELAANADMICGGHVSVMLEHLPADEKTIAAFTAVDEAMSKGKHAVMFTAIDGNTVREREAVRPCCQLPALLFADEAEATKLLEEALKSGTPVIEECGEVLLVAEACIPQPELFIFGAGHVSRPTAALASSVNFRTVVLDDRAEFANAGRFPTAEEIHVLDGFENCFSGLELNANSFVIIVTRGHLHDKTVLGQALKTPARYVGMIGSKKKRNAIYDALLAEGVSQDSIDRCHCPIGLSIGAQTPEEIAVSIVAELIQNRAG encoded by the coding sequence ATGAAAAGACTCATTCGCTGTATCCGGACAGACCTTGAATCGGGCAAAGACCTGGTTCTGGCTTCAATAGTAAAAAGCTCCGGCTCAACACCCCGCTCTTCGGGCAGCAAGATGATGGTCCGCAGTGACGGGTCGATAGAGGGAACCATCGGCGGCGGGCTTGTGGAGGCATTGGCCCAGGAGGAAGCGGCCGGACTTTTCAACGGACAGCATGGTTCCGTATTCTTCAAGGAGTTCGATCTTTCAAACGAACTGGCCGCCAACGCGGATATGATCTGCGGGGGGCATGTATCGGTCATGCTGGAACATCTGCCGGCAGACGAAAAAACAATTGCCGCCTTCACTGCTGTGGACGAAGCCATGAGCAAGGGAAAACATGCCGTGATGTTCACTGCCATTGACGGGAACACGGTGAGGGAACGTGAAGCGGTACGTCCCTGCTGTCAACTCCCGGCCCTGCTCTTTGCCGATGAGGCCGAGGCCACAAAACTTCTGGAGGAAGCTCTCAAATCGGGGACACCGGTTATTGAGGAATGCGGCGAAGTTCTTCTGGTGGCTGAAGCATGCATCCCCCAGCCGGAACTCTTCATATTCGGCGCAGGACACGTATCCCGTCCCACTGCAGCGCTGGCCTCTTCAGTGAATTTCCGTACCGTTGTGCTGGACGACCGTGCCGAGTTCGCAAATGCGGGCCGCTTTCCCACAGCAGAAGAGATACATGTTCTGGACGGCTTTGAAAACTGCTTTTCAGGATTGGAGCTTAATGCTAACTCGTTCGTAATAATAGTAACACGCGGACACCTGCATGACAAAACAGTCCTTGGTCAGGCACTGAAAACACCGGCCAGATATGTCGGTATGATCGGCAGCAAGAAGAAGCGCAACGCCATATATGATGCACTGCTTGCCGAAGGGGTTTCACAGGATTCAATTGACCGCTGCCATTGCCCCATAGGACTCAGCATAGGTGCCCAGACCCCGGAGGAAATAGCTGTATCCATCGTGGCTGAATTAATCCAGAACCGTGCCGGATAA
- the trsS gene encoding radical SAM (seleno)protein TrsS: MDISFNIQETESLCPVCLKKIPARRVVENGEARIIKKCPEHGSFSTPFWRGEPAFEGWSRPKIPSTPPVTGEDVRKGCPFDCGLCPDHNQHTCTALVEITWRCDLACKVCFASAGKPVAPDPSLDELDKILRRVRAQAGPCNLQLSGGEPSVRDDLPQIAAMAVKHGFPFIQVNTNGLRVAREHGLADKWAEAGVNSVFLQFDGTSDDIFRTIRGRALLEDKIMAIENLTAAGIGVVLVPTVVPDVNDDNIGEILKLAISYSPGVRGVHFQPVSYFGRYPQAPTDEMRITLPEIMTALEEQSGGAVHKTDFMPPGCEHSLCSFHANYLVMEDGSLKKLSAKKEGCCTPRPASEGADKSKAFVRRQWAAPEKSCGCKETEPVDDLDRFLNRAKTHILAVSGMAFQDAWTLDLERLKGCCIHVASPEGDLIPFCAYNLTAMDGSTLYRRVLDD; encoded by the coding sequence ATGGATATTAGTTTCAATATTCAGGAAACCGAATCCCTGTGCCCGGTCTGTCTCAAAAAAATCCCGGCCAGACGGGTAGTGGAAAACGGCGAGGCTAGAATCATAAAGAAATGCCCGGAACACGGAAGCTTCAGCACTCCTTTCTGGCGCGGAGAACCTGCATTCGAAGGATGGTCGCGTCCGAAAATCCCTTCAACTCCGCCGGTTACAGGCGAGGATGTGCGCAAAGGCTGTCCGTTCGATTGCGGACTGTGCCCCGATCACAACCAGCATACCTGCACCGCCCTTGTGGAAATAACCTGGAGATGCGACCTGGCCTGCAAGGTCTGCTTTGCTTCGGCAGGCAAACCGGTCGCTCCGGATCCTTCACTTGATGAACTGGACAAAATTTTACGCAGGGTAAGAGCCCAGGCCGGGCCATGCAACCTGCAACTCTCCGGGGGAGAACCTTCCGTTAGAGATGATCTCCCGCAAATAGCAGCAATGGCCGTAAAGCACGGCTTTCCATTTATACAGGTAAACACAAACGGCCTGCGAGTGGCCCGCGAGCACGGTCTGGCTGACAAATGGGCCGAAGCGGGAGTCAATTCCGTATTCCTGCAGTTCGACGGAACAAGTGACGATATTTTCCGCACCATCCGGGGACGTGCTCTGCTTGAAGATAAAATCATGGCCATAGAAAACCTGACCGCTGCCGGAATAGGCGTGGTGCTGGTTCCAACTGTTGTCCCGGATGTCAATGACGACAACATCGGTGAAATATTGAAACTTGCGATTTCATACTCACCGGGTGTCCGCGGGGTTCATTTTCAGCCGGTAAGCTACTTCGGCCGTTACCCGCAAGCTCCTACCGATGAAATGCGCATCACCCTGCCCGAAATAATGACCGCACTGGAAGAACAGTCTGGAGGCGCAGTACATAAAACAGATTTCATGCCCCCCGGATGCGAGCATTCCCTTTGCTCTTTTCACGCCAACTATCTGGTTATGGAGGATGGCAGCCTGAAAAAACTTTCCGCCAAAAAAGAAGGATGCTGCACGCCTCGTCCGGCATCGGAAGGAGCGGACAAGTCCAAAGCGTTTGTGCGTCGGCAGTGGGCTGCCCCGGAAAAAAGCTGCGGCTGCAAGGAAACAGAACCGGTTGACGACCTTGACAGATTTCTCAACCGGGCCAAAACGCACATTCTGGCTGTTTCGGGCATGGCATTTCAGGACGCATGGACGCTGGACCTTGAAAGATTGAAAGGATGCTGCATCCACGTTGCCTCGCCGGAAGGAGACCTGATCCCCTTCTGTGCCTACAACCTGACAGCTATGGACGGCTCAACTCTGTACAGGAGAGTTCTTGATGACTGA
- a CDS encoding DVU_1553 family AMP-dependent CoA ligase — protein sequence MTDRPLGKWLNVRMGREEKLEPVSAAELQEWQFSELRNTMFHASKNSPFYRERLAGVQTGSVHSQTDLSMIPFTTADDLRGCPESFLCVSQDEVARAVTLASSGSSGAPKRLFFTAGDLERTVEFFSYGMTPMLEKGETILAVLPDSRVGGVGSLFAESISRLGGETVLPVDPSHIPNLLHLLLDSHASCILGPAIQIHALARLAKSQGLCISHVKSVLLCWDVLPEQCMQTITDVFGCRIFTHWGMTETCLGGGVDCCPGSGMHLREPDFYVEIVAPETGKPVPDGTKGEIVISTLSRRAMPLIRYRTGDTGFILPGSCRCGLPLRRLGPVEGRIGDGITLPAGEKLTLNELNGIILSHRDVLDFKTVYQLHELELEIALDLLPGHRRHAEIRKSILAYPKIKQASELFNLKVKTRLSGCDGKIGSGFGKRAITTI from the coding sequence ATGACTGACCGGCCTCTGGGGAAATGGCTAAATGTGCGTATGGGGCGGGAGGAGAAACTGGAACCGGTTTCTGCCGCCGAACTGCAGGAATGGCAGTTCAGCGAACTCCGCAACACCATGTTCCACGCCTCCAAAAATTCTCCCTTCTATAGAGAAAGGCTGGCCGGAGTTCAAACCGGGTCAGTACATTCCCAGACCGATCTGAGCATGATTCCGTTCACAACCGCAGATGATCTAAGGGGTTGTCCCGAGAGCTTTCTGTGCGTATCACAGGACGAGGTGGCCAGAGCCGTGACGCTGGCCAGCTCAGGATCAAGCGGAGCCCCGAAAAGACTTTTTTTCACTGCCGGGGACCTGGAAAGAACTGTTGAATTTTTCAGTTACGGAATGACTCCCATGCTGGAGAAGGGGGAGACGATCCTGGCTGTCCTTCCCGATTCACGGGTTGGCGGGGTGGGATCACTCTTCGCGGAATCCATCTCGCGCCTTGGTGGAGAGACGGTCCTCCCGGTTGATCCGTCCCACATACCGAACCTTCTGCATCTGCTTCTCGATTCCCATGCAAGCTGCATACTGGGTCCCGCTATTCAGATACATGCTCTGGCCAGATTGGCAAAAAGTCAGGGGCTTTGTATCAGCCACGTAAAATCGGTATTGCTCTGCTGGGACGTTCTTCCCGAACAATGCATGCAGACCATAACCGATGTTTTCGGATGCAGAATATTTACTCACTGGGGCATGACCGAGACATGTCTGGGCGGTGGAGTGGATTGCTGCCCCGGTTCCGGCATGCACTTGCGCGAACCTGATTTTTATGTCGAAATAGTGGCGCCTGAAACAGGGAAGCCTGTCCCGGACGGAACAAAAGGGGAAATAGTGATCAGTACGCTGTCGCGCCGGGCCATGCCGCTGATCAGATACCGGACCGGTGATACGGGCTTCATACTTCCGGGTAGCTGCCGATGCGGGCTGCCTTTGCGCAGGCTGGGTCCTGTCGAGGGCAGAATAGGGGATGGAATTACTCTGCCTGCCGGGGAAAAACTGACCCTGAATGAACTGAACGGCATCATCCTGTCACACCGGGATGTGCTCGATTTCAAAACAGTATATCAGCTTCATGAACTGGAGCTTGAGATAGCTCTGGACCTGCTGCCCGGTCATCGCCGTCATGCAGAAATCCGGAAAAGCATACTAGCCTATCCTAAAATAAAGCAGGCATCGGAACTGTTCAATTTAAAGGTGAAGACAAGACTTTCCGGGTGTGACGGCAAAATCGGCTCGGGCTTCGGGAAAAGAGCCATAACAACAATCTGA